A single Fusobacterium hominis DNA region contains:
- a CDS encoding DMT family transporter — MKKQTMFKGTLFLVAICWGGGFPITKIALDSGMAPNAIMAVRFLIASLLIFIFLFAKKTKITKADAKLGLFAGLILGTAFSLQTIGLKYTTPSKNAFITGAYVIFVPFLLWMMTKVRPKAIVYISSFICFVGIGFLSLDGELSIKYGDLLTLVSAFFFALQIAVIGANIGNRDPIVINGFQMLSGGLLTLILNICFENFSVVTVKMTTVQIAAVGFLIIFNTLFAYLVQTIAQKYVASSTAALILSTEILFGALTSVLFMGEHITIKAIIGGILIFIAVVLSESDYNFDKIFGRKMKE, encoded by the coding sequence ATGAAAAAACAGACGATGTTTAAAGGTACACTATTTTTAGTAGCTATATGTTGGGGTGGAGGGTTTCCAATAACTAAAATAGCGCTAGATAGTGGAATGGCACCTAATGCAATAATGGCTGTTAGATTTTTAATAGCTTCATTACTTATATTTATATTTCTTTTTGCAAAAAAAACTAAGATAACAAAAGCAGATGCTAAATTAGGACTTTTTGCAGGACTTATTTTAGGAACAGCTTTTTCCTTACAAACAATAGGTTTAAAATATACAACACCATCTAAAAATGCATTTATAACAGGAGCTTATGTTATATTTGTACCGTTTTTATTATGGATGATGACAAAAGTTAGACCTAAGGCGATAGTTTATATATCATCTTTTATATGTTTTGTAGGAATTGGATTTTTATCTTTAGACGGAGAGTTAAGTATAAAATATGGAGATTTATTAACACTTGTATCAGCATTTTTCTTTGCTTTACAAATTGCAGTAATTGGTGCTAATATTGGGAATAGAGATCCTATTGTAATAAATGGATTTCAAATGCTAAGTGGTGGACTTTTAACATTAATTTTAAATATATGTTTTGAGAATTTTTCTGTTGTTACAGTTAAAATGACTACAGTTCAAATAGCAGCAGTTGGTTTTTTAATTATTTTTAATACTTTATTTGCTTATCTTGTGCAAACAATAGCTCAGAAGTATGTAGCATCTTCAACAGCAGCTTTAATACTTTCTACAGAGATATTATTTGGAGCTTTAACATCAGTTCTTTTTATGGGTGAACACATAACAATTAAAGCAATAATTGGAGGAATTTTAATATTTATTGCAGTAGTTTTATCAGAAAGTGATTATAATTTTGATAAGATATTTGGACGGAAGATGAAAGAGTAA
- a CDS encoding IS110 family transposase: protein MLLLGVDIAKLNHVASFIDSSSGELIFSNFKFQNNILGFSSLFEKISKFSVSEIIIGLESTGHYGENFINFFFQKGFKIAVINPLQTSHLRKANIRDSKNDRLDSINIAKALLFGKHTYVSQKNLTNFSLKKLTRFRKSLIKQKTKTKIQLVSLLDIIFPELQYFFKSGVHSNAVYTLLKKYPSTEKIAALREKSLFSILNKASKGHYKEQHASQLKSLAKSSVGIKDTSISMHIPQLIQLIEMLDSQIKAIEKEIDSFIDEESPILTIPGINTVAAASILGEINDIENFDSSSKLLAFSGLDPKIRQSGNFNASSCRMSKKGSSYLRYALIFTAWNLVRNSATFNRYYLSKRAQGKSHYSALGHTAHKLVRVIYTLLKKNISYQEDFIS, encoded by the coding sequence ATGCTATTGTTAGGTGTTGATATCGCTAAATTAAATCATGTTGCTTCTTTTATTGATTCCTCTTCTGGCGAACTTATTTTTTCAAATTTTAAATTTCAAAATAATATACTTGGTTTTTCAAGTTTATTTGAAAAAATTTCTAAATTCTCAGTTTCTGAAATTATTATTGGCTTAGAATCAACTGGCCATTATGGAGAAAATTTTATTAATTTTTTCTTCCAGAAAGGATTTAAAATTGCTGTTATCAATCCTTTACAAACTTCACATCTGCGCAAAGCAAATATCAGAGATTCTAAAAATGACAGATTAGATTCTATTAATATTGCTAAAGCTTTATTATTTGGAAAACATACATATGTTTCTCAAAAAAATCTTACTAATTTTTCGCTAAAAAAACTTACTCGTTTTAGAAAAAGTTTAATTAAACAAAAAACCAAAACTAAAATTCAACTTGTTTCATTACTTGATATTATTTTCCCTGAATTGCAGTATTTTTTTAAATCAGGAGTGCATTCAAATGCAGTTTATACTCTTTTAAAAAAGTATCCTTCTACAGAAAAAATAGCTGCTTTAAGAGAAAAATCTTTATTCTCTATTTTGAACAAAGCTTCAAAAGGTCATTACAAAGAACAACATGCTTCGCAATTGAAAAGTCTAGCTAAATCTTCTGTAGGTATTAAGGATACTTCTATCTCTATGCATATACCCCAATTAATACAATTAATTGAGATGTTAGATAGCCAAATTAAAGCTATTGAAAAAGAAATTGATTCTTTTATTGATGAAGAATCTCCTATTCTAACTATTCCTGGAATCAATACTGTCGCTGCTGCTTCTATTCTTGGAGAAATTAATGATATCGAGAATTTTGATTCCTCTTCAAAGTTACTCGCTTTTTCTGGATTAGATCCAAAGATAAGGCAATCTGGAAACTTCAATGCTTCATCATGCCGAATGTCTAAAAAAGGTTCTTCATATTTACGCTATGCTCTAATTTTTACTGCCTGGAATCTTGTTAGGAACAGCGCAACCTTTAATAGGTATTATTTGAGTAAACGAGCTCAAGGGAAATCACATTATAGCGCATTAGGGCATACAGCCCACAAATTAGTAAGAGTAATTTATACACTACTCAAGAAAAACATTTCATATCAAGAGGATTTTATTTCTTAA
- a CDS encoding thioredoxin family protein — protein sequence MDMKELNTFEQLKEKVDTEEKVLIFITNDFCSVCHADLPRIDKLCEKHNFPAYHVNITNKPMVAGQFTLFSVPAVILFFKGKEYHRQVHIIDFKELEYRIEELKNAPLED from the coding sequence ATGGATATGAAAGAATTAAATACCTTTGAACAGTTAAAAGAAAAAGTAGATACAGAAGAAAAAGTTCTTATTTTTATAACTAATGATTTTTGTAGTGTATGTCATGCTGATTTGCCAAGAATAGATAAATTATGTGAAAAACATAATTTTCCAGCTTATCATGTAAATATTACAAATAAACCTATGGTTGCTGGACAATTTACTCTTTTTAGTGTTCCTGCTGTAATACTATTTTTTAAAGGCAAAGAGTATCATAGACAAGTTCATATAATTGATTTTAAAGAATTAGAATATAGAATAGAAGAATTAAAAAACGCTCCATTAGAAGATTAA
- a CDS encoding leucyl aminopeptidase: protein MNFKCVKKFDGKFEKYVLISTNIDATIPNHFTEVVKATLTQLIKKEDFSSEKCKKIEMNTLDGDKVINVTFLYLGNPAKLNAKNIRENLYTGLKGITGEVMIIPLDEKSDNVDAIAEIIEHINYKFDKYLSEKKKEFLKVHYLTNKKLPKLIEGYELGKISNIVKDMINEPAEFMTPHMLAKTAEKLGKDYGFEVEILDEKMAAKLGMHSYLSVARAAHHRPYVIVMRYFGNPESEYKYGLVGKGLTYDTGGLSLKPTTGMVGMKEDMGGAATMIGAMCSIAKMQLKKNVTCVVAACENSIGPNAYRPGDIVNTMNGKTVEVTNTDAEGRLTLIDALTYIIRKEKVDEVIDAATLTGAILVALGEDVTGVFSNDNEAAKKLIAASDNWNEYFWQMPMFDGFKRYLKSDIADMQNTGSRFGGSVNAAKFLEEFVEGKKWIHLDIAGTVFANGGNPYYEKGPTGQVFKTIYSYIKA from the coding sequence ATGAATTTTAAGTGTGTTAAAAAATTTGATGGAAAATTTGAAAAATATGTACTTATATCTACTAATATAGATGCTACTATCCCTAATCATTTTACTGAAGTAGTTAAAGCAACTCTTACTCAACTAATAAAAAAAGAAGATTTTTCTTCTGAAAAATGTAAAAAAATAGAAATGAATACATTAGATGGAGATAAAGTTATAAATGTAACTTTCCTATACCTTGGAAATCCAGCTAAATTAAATGCTAAAAATATAAGAGAAAACTTATATACTGGACTAAAAGGAATTACTGGAGAAGTTATGATTATTCCTCTAGATGAAAAAAGTGATAATGTTGATGCAATTGCTGAAATTATTGAACATATAAATTATAAATTTGATAAATATCTTTCTGAAAAGAAAAAAGAATTTTTAAAAGTACACTATCTTACAAATAAAAAGTTACCTAAACTTATTGAAGGATATGAACTTGGAAAAATTTCAAATATTGTCAAAGATATGATAAATGAACCTGCTGAATTTATGACTCCACATATGTTAGCTAAAACTGCTGAAAAATTAGGAAAAGATTATGGTTTTGAAGTTGAAATACTAGATGAGAAAATGGCTGCAAAGCTTGGAATGCACTCTTATTTATCTGTGGCAAGAGCTGCTCACCATAGACCATATGTTATCGTAATGAGATATTTTGGAAATCCAGAATCTGAGTATAAATATGGACTTGTAGGAAAAGGATTAACTTATGATACAGGTGGACTTTCTTTAAAACCTACAACTGGAATGGTTGGCATGAAAGAAGATATGGGTGGAGCTGCTACTATGATTGGAGCTATGTGTTCTATTGCTAAAATGCAACTTAAGAAAAATGTAACTTGTGTTGTAGCTGCTTGTGAAAACTCAATTGGACCGAATGCTTATAGACCTGGAGATATTGTAAATACAATGAATGGAAAAACAGTTGAAGTTACAAATACTGATGCTGAAGGTAGACTTACATTAATTGATGCTCTAACATATATAATTAGAAAAGAAAAAGTAGATGAAGTTATTGATGCTGCTACTTTAACTGGAGCTATTTTAGTTGCTCTTGGTGAAGATGTAACAGGAGTATTCTCTAATGATAATGAAGCTGCTAAAAAATTAATTGCAGCTAGTGACAATTGGAATGAATATTTCTGGCAAATGCCTATGTTTGATGGATTTAAAAGATATCTAAAATCTGATATTGCCGATATGCAAAATACTGGTTCTAGATTTGGTGGGTCTGTCAATGCTGCTAAATTCTTAGAAGAATTTGTAGAAGGTAAAAAATGGATTCACCTAGATATTGCAGGAACTGTATTTGCAAATGGTGGAAATCCATACTATGAAAAAGGTCCTACTGGACAAGTATTTAAAACTATTTATTCTTATATAAAAGCATAA
- a CDS encoding DUF1653 domain-containing protein, producing the protein MEIKNNSFWINNKNGRIYQVVQEAIDCTNERDGLAVVVYTCEYAPGKLFVREKNEFLNKFHIKD; encoded by the coding sequence ATGGAAATAAAAAATAATTCTTTTTGGATAAATAATAAAAATGGAAGAATATATCAAGTAGTTCAAGAAGCTATTGATTGTACTAACGAACGTGATGGTTTAGCTGTTGTTGTTTACACTTGTGAATATGCTCCTGGTAAACTTTTTGTAAGAGAAAAAAATGAATTTTTAAATAAATTTCATATCAAAGACTAA
- a CDS encoding DUF1847 domain-containing protein, with protein MYTCDSCNKISCKKGDMDNLPSNCPCREEDKIKEITKLYKEPQNYKIAHNSALVEAEGYCQLTRVQEIILFAKKCGYKKIGLAFCVGLLKEAQIFANILRHHDFEVESIICKNGAIPKSEIDIKVKEQVRPQCKFEGMCNPIGQAKLLNDRKTDLNIILGLCVGHDSLFIKYSDAPITVLAAKDRVLGHNPLAAIYTSHSYYNKKLYD; from the coding sequence ATGTACACTTGCGATTCTTGTAATAAGATTTCTTGTAAAAAAGGTGATATGGATAACCTACCTTCTAACTGCCCATGTAGAGAAGAAGATAAAATTAAAGAAATAACAAAACTTTATAAAGAGCCCCAAAATTATAAAATTGCTCACAATTCAGCTCTAGTAGAAGCAGAAGGATATTGCCAATTAACTAGAGTTCAGGAAATTATTTTATTTGCAAAAAAATGTGGATATAAAAAGATTGGACTTGCATTTTGTGTTGGACTTCTTAAAGAAGCTCAAATATTTGCTAATATATTACGTCATCATGACTTTGAAGTTGAATCTATTATTTGTAAAAATGGTGCTATTCCTAAATCAGAAATAGATATAAAAGTAAAGGAACAAGTTCGTCCTCAATGTAAGTTTGAAGGAATGTGCAATCCTATTGGACAAGCTAAATTACTAAACGATAGAAAAACTGATTTAAATATCATATTAGGTCTTTGTGTTGGACATGACTCTCTGTTTATCAAATATTCTGATGCTCCTATTACTGTCCTTGCTGCTAAAGATAGAGTATTAGGACACAACCCACTTGCAGCTATTTATACTAGCCACTCTTATTACAATAAAAAATTATATGATTAA
- a CDS encoding mechanosensitive ion channel family protein, whose product MTADLIAKLADVLPIIFGKLVAVIVVMILWPKISKLLLNTFKGIMMRRKVDPLLESFTTSIASTLLHIVLFFIIIGIAGIKATSLITVLGTAGLAVGLALQGSLANLAGGVLILFFKPFTKDDYIVSGAIEGTVDKIQILYTILVTPDNRVVIVPNGQLANNAITNVSQKPIRRLDLTFSVAYDTPIQKVKEVLNKIAETHPAVLKDHPVNIRLSVQNESSLDFICRVWVKKEDYWNTKFDFTEIVKEEFDKNNIEIPYRKLEVYSK is encoded by the coding sequence ATGACAGCGGATTTGATTGCAAAATTAGCAGATGTGTTGCCAATAATCTTTGGGAAATTAGTAGCAGTAATAGTAGTAATGATATTATGGCCAAAAATTTCAAAATTATTATTGAATACTTTTAAAGGGATAATGATGAGAAGAAAAGTAGACCCTCTTTTAGAAAGTTTTACTACTTCTATAGCATCAACATTACTCCATATAGTTTTATTTTTCATTATAATAGGAATAGCAGGAATAAAAGCTACATCATTAATAACAGTATTGGGTACTGCAGGATTAGCAGTAGGTTTAGCACTTCAAGGAAGTTTAGCAAACCTTGCAGGAGGAGTTTTAATACTATTTTTCAAACCTTTTACTAAAGATGATTATATAGTAAGTGGAGCAATTGAAGGGACAGTTGATAAAATTCAAATACTATATACAATACTTGTAACACCAGATAATAGAGTTGTAATTGTTCCTAATGGACAACTTGCAAATAATGCTATAACAAATGTTTCACAAAAACCAATAAGAAGATTAGATCTTACTTTTTCAGTAGCATATGATACACCTATTCAAAAAGTAAAAGAAGTTTTAAATAAGATTGCAGAGACTCATCCAGCAGTTTTAAAAGATCACCCAGTTAATATAAGATTGAGTGTTCAAAATGAAAGTTCTCTTGATTTCATATGCAGAGTATGGGTTAAAAAAGAAGACTATTGGAATACAAAATTTGATTTTACAGAAATTGTAAAAGAAGAATTTGATAAAAACAATATTGAAATACCTTATAGAAAACTTGAAGTTTATTCAAAATAA
- the guaB gene encoding IMP dehydrogenase has product MNGKIVKEAITFDDVLLIPAKSEVLPHQVSLKTRLTKDITLNIPIVSAAMDTVTESDLAIALARQGGIGFIHKNMSIEDQAAEVDRVKRIESGMIRNPVTLTADCTVGYADSLMRRYKISGLPVIEGEGKLIGIVTNRDIKYRKNMEQLVGEIMTKEELITAPVGTTLDEAKEILLAHRIEKLPITDEQGYLKGLITIKDIDNLAEYPNACKDAHGTLRVGAAVGIGADTLQRVDALVKAGVDIITVDSAHGHSAGVIKVIKEIRAAYPELNLIGGNIVTAEAALDLIEAGVDAVKVGIGPGSICTTRVVAGVGVPQLTAVNDVYQVCKERGIGVIADGGIKLSGDIVKALAAGGDCVMLGGLLAGTKEAPGEEIILEGKRFKLYVGMGSIAAMKRGSKDRYFQNDAQKLVPEGIEGRISYKGNLKDVVFQLCGGIRAGMGYCGTPTIEDLKVNGKFIKITGAGLTESHPHDITITKEAPNYSK; this is encoded by the coding sequence ATGAACGGAAAAATTGTAAAAGAAGCTATTACATTTGATGATGTATTGCTAATTCCAGCAAAATCGGAAGTTTTACCTCACCAAGTAAGCCTAAAAACAAGACTTACAAAAGATATAACATTGAACATACCTATTGTCAGTGCAGCTATGGATACTGTTACTGAATCGGATCTTGCAATTGCACTTGCAAGACAAGGTGGTATAGGATTTATACATAAAAATATGAGTATCGAGGATCAAGCTGCAGAAGTAGACAGAGTAAAAAGAATCGAAAGTGGTATGATTAGAAACCCTGTAACTTTAACAGCAGATTGTACAGTAGGATATGCAGATAGCCTAATGAGAAGATACAAAATATCTGGACTTCCTGTAATTGAAGGAGAAGGTAAGTTAATAGGTATAGTAACAAACAGAGATATTAAATATCGCAAAAATATGGAGCAATTGGTTGGAGAAATAATGACTAAAGAAGAACTTATTACTGCACCAGTTGGAACAACATTAGATGAAGCAAAAGAAATCTTACTAGCTCACAGAATAGAAAAATTACCTATTACTGATGAACAAGGATATTTAAAAGGGTTAATTACAATAAAAGATATTGATAACTTAGCTGAATATCCAAATGCATGTAAAGATGCACACGGAACATTAAGAGTAGGAGCTGCTGTAGGAATAGGTGCTGATACATTACAAAGAGTAGATGCACTTGTAAAAGCTGGAGTAGATATTATAACTGTTGACTCAGCTCATGGACATTCTGCAGGAGTAATAAAAGTAATAAAAGAAATAAGAGCTGCTTATCCAGAATTAAATCTAATAGGTGGAAATATAGTAACTGCAGAAGCAGCATTAGATTTAATTGAAGCAGGAGTAGATGCTGTAAAAGTTGGAATAGGACCTGGATCTATCTGTACAACAAGAGTTGTTGCAGGAGTCGGAGTACCACAACTTACTGCTGTAAATGATGTATATCAGGTATGTAAGGAAAGAGGAATTGGAGTAATTGCTGATGGTGGAATAAAACTATCAGGAGATATTGTAAAGGCTCTTGCAGCTGGTGGAGACTGTGTAATGCTAGGAGGATTACTAGCAGGAACTAAAGAAGCTCCAGGAGAAGAAATCATTCTTGAAGGAAAAAGATTTAAACTTTATGTAGGCATGGGATCTATTGCCGCAATGAAGAGAGGATCTAAAGATAGATATTTCCAAAATGATGCTCAAAAACTTGTTCCTGAAGGAATAGAAGGACGTATATCTTACAAAGGAAACTTAAAAGATGTTGTTTTCCAACTTTGCGGAGGAATAAGAGCAGGAATGGGATATTGTGGAACTCCTACAATTGAAGATCTAAAAGTAAATGGTAAATTTATAAAAATTACTGGTGCAGGATTAACAGAAAGTCATCCACATGATATAACTATCACAAAAGAAGCACCTAATTACTCTAAATAA
- a CDS encoding toxin-antitoxin system YwqK family antitoxin, with translation MRKITTFLLTILSGAAIYAEEFKEIAPLDQIININVQKSAPKKEEPKVEKIDEVKKDLEEKKDIKVTEEKPVKVEKSETVKVDIKPEMTKDKISGRVLDLAEKRMVGDVAYANDEQTPYTGTFALFLGDFIEYTETFKNGVLEGPKTWYSEEGNIVLQEYYKNNKIEGEQKAYYENGAIKSIVDYKNNRVLGITAYAKDGKVLHQDNFKNGTGVWKYFWENGKVLEEGHYKNWVKDGVWKKYRENGEIDTVTEYKNGKQVDVTWQ, from the coding sequence TTGAGAAAAATAACAACATTTTTACTAACAATACTTTCAGGAGCAGCAATATATGCTGAAGAGTTTAAAGAAATAGCACCACTTGATCAAATTATAAATATAAATGTACAAAAATCAGCACCAAAGAAAGAAGAACCAAAAGTTGAGAAAATTGATGAAGTAAAAAAAGACTTAGAAGAGAAAAAAGATATAAAAGTTACAGAAGAAAAACCTGTTAAAGTAGAAAAAAGCGAGACAGTTAAAGTAGACATAAAACCAGAAATGACAAAAGATAAAATATCTGGAAGAGTTTTAGACTTAGCAGAAAAAAGAATGGTTGGAGATGTAGCTTATGCAAATGATGAGCAAACTCCATATACAGGGACTTTTGCTTTATTTCTTGGGGATTTTATTGAGTACACAGAAACTTTTAAAAATGGAGTGTTAGAAGGACCAAAAACTTGGTATTCAGAAGAGGGAAATATAGTATTGCAAGAATATTATAAGAATAATAAAATTGAAGGTGAGCAAAAGGCTTATTATGAAAATGGTGCTATAAAATCAATAGTTGATTACAAAAATAATAGAGTTTTAGGAATAACAGCTTATGCTAAAGATGGAAAAGTTCTTCACCAAGACAATTTTAAAAATGGAACAGGAGTTTGGAAATACTTTTGGGAAAATGGAAAAGTGTTAGAAGAAGGACATTATAAAAATTGGGTAAAAGATGGTGTTTGGAAAAAATATAGAGAGAATGGCGAAATAGATACAGTTACAGAATATAAAAATGGTAAGCAAGTAGATGTAACTTGGCAATAG
- a CDS encoding KH domain-containing protein, with amino-acid sequence MDIRAIEKSKKLGYMFYITYNGTKFNAFDELDGKITVKGTFKDIINKLGFTWAKGIQQAGRTDAKVSANENILYVSSNYFGDLHKLMDEFNKNSDILKITMIKKTFPNLIFPDMIARREYIYKYPQKKIKRKEDEIINLCKELSGKYDVSKFTDKKGQELKNHIREVDIEFINGKLKFNGDSFMPKQVRIMSSYILTDSYEPLEGKYLTLNKIYLKDELKSKIFEEVSNINIDYVEKIEKTLDETLYIFYTSKEKKGEVIGKNGKNIKSLKKQYGNIVVREI; translated from the coding sequence ATGGATATAAGAGCCATAGAAAAAAGTAAAAAATTAGGTTATATGTTTTACATAACATATAATGGGACAAAATTTAATGCTTTTGATGAGTTAGATGGTAAAATAACAGTAAAAGGAACATTTAAAGATATAATAAATAAATTAGGATTTACTTGGGCAAAAGGGATACAACAAGCTGGAAGAACAGACGCTAAAGTGAGTGCTAATGAAAATATTTTATATGTAAGTAGCAATTATTTTGGAGATTTACATAAACTTATGGATGAATTTAATAAAAATTCTGATATTTTAAAAATTACAATGATTAAAAAAACTTTTCCAAATCTTATATTTCCAGATATGATAGCTAGAAGAGAATACATTTATAAGTATCCTCAAAAAAAGATTAAAAGAAAAGAAGATGAAATTATTAATCTTTGCAAAGAGCTCAGTGGGAAATATGATGTAAGCAAATTTACAGATAAAAAGGGACAGGAACTAAAAAATCATATAAGAGAAGTGGATATAGAATTTATAAATGGAAAGTTAAAGTTTAATGGAGATTCTTTTATGCCAAAACAGGTTAGAATAATGTCTTCATATATTTTAACTGATAGTTATGAACCACTTGAAGGTAAGTATTTGACACTTAATAAAATATATTTAAAAGATGAGTTAAAATCTAAAATATTTGAAGAAGTGTCAAATATAAATATAGACTATGTTGAGAAAATAGAAAAAACATTAGATGAAACTTTATATATATTTTATACTAGTAAAGAAAAAAAGGGAGAAGTTATAGGAAAAAATGGTAAAAATATAAAATCTCTAAAAAAACAGTATGGAAATATAGTAGTGAGGGAAATATGA
- a CDS encoding TIGR03960 family B12-binding radical SAM protein, whose product MRVNLDKYLLRVEKPGQYLGNEINSIHKEDYSVKMCLFFPDIYEVGMSNLGIRILYSLLNRVEGFSLERGFAPMEDMEEIMRENNIPMFSLESKTPLKEFDVVGFSLSYEMSYPNVLNALDLAGIPIRREERGEEYPLIMAGGTCMMNPVPMEKFFDFIVIGDGEEVMVDIAKALVANKDKTKTEKLEIIGEFDGVYAPSIHKNKKRIKRAIVADLNTTEEYANQLVPYINIVHDRATVEIQRGCSRGCRFCQAGIVYRPVRERTLENNLELIEKMIKNTGYEEISLSSLSSSDYSQIDELIKGVKSNTKHKNLGISLPSLRMNTHSVEVAEDISGGKRTGFTFAPEAGSQRLRDVINKGVDEKDVLETAETAVRGGWETLKFYFMIGLPFETDEDVKEIYTLVKKVIDICRPINKRLNVTVSVSNFVPKPHTPFQWAKQMDFEEMRRKHALLRELFDRQRNCTLRIHDKRKSYLEGVIARGDERTGDVIELAWKNGAKLDDYRDNLHIWKKAIEELGIEENEYLRERNLDEILPWDFVDVGVDKEFLKKELDKAQKASLTPECRTSCSVCGMRKRFPNCMVIAKNN is encoded by the coding sequence ATGAGAGTAAATTTAGATAAATATTTATTGAGAGTTGAAAAGCCTGGACAATATCTTGGAAATGAAATAAACAGTATTCATAAAGAAGATTATAGTGTAAAGATGTGTCTTTTTTTCCCAGATATATATGAAGTAGGAATGTCTAATTTAGGAATTAGAATACTTTATAGCCTTTTAAATAGAGTTGAAGGATTTTCACTTGAAAGAGGTTTTGCACCTATGGAAGATATGGAAGAAATAATGAGAGAGAATAATATTCCTATGTTTTCATTAGAGTCTAAAACACCTCTAAAAGAATTTGATGTAGTTGGATTTTCATTATCTTATGAAATGAGTTATCCAAATGTATTAAATGCTTTGGATTTAGCAGGAATACCAATAAGAAGAGAAGAAAGAGGAGAAGAGTATCCACTTATTATGGCAGGAGGAACTTGTATGATGAATCCTGTTCCTATGGAAAAATTCTTTGATTTTATAGTAATTGGTGATGGAGAAGAGGTAATGGTCGATATTGCAAAGGCTCTAGTTGCTAATAAAGATAAAACTAAAACAGAAAAACTTGAAATAATTGGAGAATTTGATGGAGTATATGCACCTTCTATCCACAAGAACAAAAAAAGAATAAAAAGAGCTATTGTAGCAGACTTAAATACTACTGAAGAGTATGCAAATCAATTGGTACCATATATAAATATTGTACATGATAGAGCAACAGTTGAAATTCAAAGAGGATGCTCTAGAGGATGTAGATTTTGTCAAGCAGGAATTGTATATAGACCAGTAAGAGAAAGAACTTTAGAAAATAACCTAGAACTTATTGAGAAAATGATAAAAAATACTGGATATGAAGAAATCTCTCTATCATCACTAAGTAGTAGTGATTATAGTCAAATAGATGAATTAATTAAAGGTGTAAAGAGTAATACAAAACATAAAAACCTTGGAATATCATTACCATCTTTAAGAATGAATACACATTCTGTAGAAGTTGCAGAAGATATAAGCGGAGGAAAAAGAACAGGATTTACATTTGCTCCTGAAGCTGGATCACAAAGATTAAGAGATGTAATCAATAAAGGTGTAGATGAAAAAGATGTATTAGAAACTGCTGAAACAGCTGTTAGAGGTGGTTGGGAAACATTAAAATTCTATTTTATGATAGGACTTCCATTTGAAACAGATGAAGATGTAAAAGAGATATATACACTTGTAAAAAAAGTAATTGATATATGCAGACCAATTAATAAGAGATTAAATGTAACTGTTAGTGTATCTAACTTTGTACCAAAACCTCATACTCCATTCCAATGGGCTAAACAGATGGATTTTGAAGAGATGAGAAGAAAACATGCATTGTTAAGAGAGCTTTTTGATAGACAAAGAAATTGTACTTTAAGAATACATGACAAGAGAAAATCTTATCTTGAAGGAGTTATTGCAAGAGGAGATGAAAGAACTGGAGATGTTATTGAACTTGCTTGGAAAAATGGAGCAAAATTAGATGATTATAGAGACAATCTTCATATTTGGAAAAAAGCAATAGAAGAGTTAGGGATAGAAGAAAATGAGTATCTAAGAGAAAGAAATTTAGATGAGATACTTCCTTGGGATTTTGTAGATGTAGGAGTAGATAAAGAGTTCTTAAAAAAAGAACTTGATAAAGCACAGAAAGCTAGCCTAACTCCAGAGTGTAGAACATCTTGCTCTGTATGTGGAATGAGGAAAAGATTTCCAAATTGTATGGTGATTGCAAAAAATAATTAG